One genomic region from Osmerus eperlanus chromosome 6, fOsmEpe2.1, whole genome shotgun sequence encodes:
- the mxi1 gene encoding max-interacting protein 1 — protein sequence MVKYMRQKNELKTEEVLLESDRSMDQQDFGEMSGYSFNDVLSKCSAMDQIDTFMKNVQVLLDAANYIENNEKNNGKCEHGYASTFPTTETTHHQGQRKLKNKKIDNLHNRSAHNELEKNRRAHLRLCLERLKSLIPLGPDCSRHTTLGLLNKAKAHIKKLEEMDRRSQHQLETLEREQRHLQRQLAHLQSPGDRERVRMDSVGSPLRSDHSDSDREEIEVDVESTEFSHGEMDSVSTSGCSDLDDHSSRQSLASDEGYSTCSLKLAFST from the exons ATGGTCAAATACATGAGACAGAAAAACGAGTTGAAAACCGAAGAGGTCCTATTGGAGTCTGATAGATCTATGGACCAACAGGATTTTGGCGAGATGTCGGGATATTCTTTCAACGACGTCCTATCCAAATGTTCCGCAATGGACCAAATCGACACTTTTATGAAAAACGTGCAAGTGCTGTTGGATGCAGCAAACTACATTGAAAATAACGAAAAGAACAATGGAA AATGTGAACATGGATATGCGTCAACATTCCCCACAACTGAGACCACacatcaccagggacaacgcaaattaaagaataaaaaaattgacaATCTTCACAACAG GTCAGCACACAATGAGTTGGAAAAGAATAG ACGAGCTCACCTCCGTCTGTGCCTGGAGAGATTGAAGTCCCTTATCCCCCTGGGGCCCGATTGCAGCCGGCACACAACCCTGGGGCTGCTGAACAAGGCCAAAGCACATATCAAG AAGCTAGAGGAGATGGATCGTAGGAGTCAGCACCAGCTTGAGACCCTGGAGCGAGAGCAGAGGCACCTGCAGAGGCAGCTAGCTCACCTGCAGAGCCctggagatagggagagggtcCGCATGGACAGCGTGGGCTCGCCTCTGCGCTCCGATCACTCTGACTCAGACAGAG AGGAGATTGAAGTGGACGTGGAAAGTACTGAGTTCTCccatggagagatggatagtGTTAGCACCAGCGGCTGCAGTGACTTGGATGACCACAGCAGCAGGCAGAGCCTGGCCAGCGATGAGGGATACTCCACCTGCAGTCTAAAACTGGCCTTCTCCACCTAA
- the smndc1 gene encoding survival of motor neuron-related-splicing factor 30, which yields MSDDLMKQLSSYKAQLQQVEAALSTDQDNEDLMKLQKDLQEVIELTKDLLTAQPAEGASSASSDAAPLKHNWKVGDRCMAVWSQDGQVYEAEIEEIDGENSTAAVTFAGYGNAEVIPLQNLKPSEEGRHSDDEGMGKPKSRKEQIAEQREYKKKKAQKKVLRMKELEQEREDQKSKWQQFNNKAYSKNKKGQVKRSIFASPESVNGKVGVGTCGIADKPMTQYHDTSKYNVRHLMPQ from the exons ATGTCGGACGACTTGATGAAACAGTTAAGCAGCTACAAAGCCCAGTTACAACAAGTGGAAGCTGCCTTATCCACCGACCAAGATAATGAAGATTTGATGAAATTGCAGAAAGACTTGCAG GAAGTCATTGAGTTGACTAAAGACCTGCTGACGGCTCAACCGGCTGAGGGAGCCTCCAGTGCCAGCTCAGATGCTGCACCCTTGAAACACAACTGGAAAGTGGGGGATAGGTGTATGGCCGTATGGAGCCAGGATGGACA GGTGTATGAGGCTGAGATTGAAGAGATAGACGGGGAGAACAGCACGGCGGCCGTCACCTTCGCCGGCTACGGGAATGCCGAAGTGATCCCACTGCAGAACCTCAAACCGTCCGAGGAGGGAAGGCATAGCGACGACGAAGGGATGGGCAAACCCAAGTCCAG GAAGGAGCAGATTGCGGAGCAGAGGGAgtacaagaagaagaaggctcAGAAGAAGGTGCTGAGGATGaaggagctggagcaggagagggaggatcaGAAGTCGAAATGGCAGCAGTTTAACAACAAAGCTTACTCCAAGAACAAGAAAGGACAG GTCAAAAGGAGTATATTTGCATCTCCAGAGAGTGTGAACGGAAAAGTGGGAGTTGGAACGTGTGGAATTGCTGATAAACCCATGACACAGTACCACGACACATCCAAATACAACGTCAGGCATCTCATGCCACAATGA
- the LOC134022880 gene encoding alpha-2A adrenergic receptor-like: protein MLMGCDNSTNSNGTLFGKLPYSVQTSVPLTILVGFLILLTVFGNVLVVIAVFTCRALRAPQNLFLVSLACADILVATLVMPFSLANELMGYWYFGKVWCEIYLALDVLFCTSSIVHLCAISLDRYWSVTQAIVYNLKRTPRRIKCIVFIVWVLAAIISFPPLISMEKAKEEGPTCKINEEKWYIIFSSTASFFAPCVIMILVYVRIYQVAKKRSRAPPGEKKRNYDKHDERQYGLGQQEPPERQRGDAEKGEKGAAEGKEVNGVDVDEECSSSDANENHTCSIKRKRKKGKTKVSQVKPGEPSPRADTQPCVKVSRWKGRQNREKRFTFVLAVVMGVFVICWFPFFFTYTLTALCDSCCVPQTLFNCFFWFGYCNSSLNPVIYTVFNNDFRRSFKKILCKRDKRGL, encoded by the coding sequence ATGCTAATGGGCTGTGATAACTCAACCAACAGTAACGGGACCTTGTTTGGCAAGCTTCCTTACTCTGTGCAGACCTCAGTGCCTCTCACAATACTGGTGGGTTTTCTGATTCTCCTGACTGTGTTTGGCAATGTGCTGGTAGTCATTGCTGTGTTCACATGCCGGGCCCTGAGAGCACCTCAGAACTTGTTTCTAGTGTCTTTGGCATGTGCAGACATTTTGGTGGCCACTCTGGTAATGCCCTTCTCTCTGGCCAATGAACTGATGGGATACTGGTACTTTGGTAAAGTCTGGTGTGAGATTTACCTGGCTCTGGATGTTCTCTTCTGCACTTCCTCCATCGTACATCTGTGCGCCATTAGTCTGGACAGATACTGGTCTGTCACGCAGGCTATTGTGTACAATCTGAAGAGGACACCACGCAGAATCAAATGCATAGTGTTTATTGTCTGGGTGCTGGCAGCCATAATCTCCTTCCCACCTCTGATATCCATGGAGAAGGCCAAGGAGGAGGGGCCCACATGTAAGATCAATGAGGAGAAGTGGTACATCATCTTCTCCAGCACAGCATCTTTCTTTGCCCCCTGCGTGATCATGATCCTTGTTTACGTTCGAATCTACCAGGTAGCCAAGAAGAGAAGCAGAGCCCCCCCAGGTGAGAAGAAGAGGAACTATGACAAACATGATGAAAGACAGTACGGGTTAGGGCAGCAGGAGCCTCCCGAGAGGCAGCGAGGAGACGcggagaagggggagaagggagcagCAGAAGGCAAAGAGGTCAATGGGGTCGACGTGGATGAGGAGTGTTCTTCCTCAGATGCCAACGAAAACCACACCTGCTCCatcaagaggaagaggaagaagggaaagaCCAAAGTGAGCCAAGTCAAACCGGGAGAGCCCTCACCGCGGGCGGACACGCAGCCCTGTGTCAAAGTGAGCAGGTGGAAAGGGAGGCAGAACAGAGAGAAGCGCTTCACGTTTGTTCTAGCCGTAGTCATGGGCGTGTTTGTCATTTGCTGGTTCCCCTTTTTCTTCACCTATACACTTACAGCCTTGTGTGATTCCTGCTGTGTTCCACAGACTTTGTTCAATTGCTTCTTCTGGTTTGGATACTGTAATAGCTCACTGAATCCAGTAATATACACCGTATTCAACAATGACTTTCGAAGGTCTTTCAAAAAGATCCTTTGCAAGAGGGACAAAAGAGGATTATGA